The Coffea arabica cultivar ET-39 chromosome 1e, Coffea Arabica ET-39 HiFi, whole genome shotgun sequence genome has a window encoding:
- the LOC140009706 gene encoding protein neprosin-like — protein MKLFYFFILLSLMNLCDASSKKIQVRKTLSSSKKIPVKSIKSPDGDIIDCINIYHQPAFDHPLLKNHTILMRPSFQPRKGPIGGGELFQSNAHGQEDKKPIAQLWQLGGRCPEGTIPIRRNQKARYAKKKHRNFPQLAGFSNHEYAYASVQSNKYLGAKATINLWQPQVQGSREFSLAQIWVVAGANSGLNTVEAGWMVFPSHFRESNTRLFTYWTSDGYQKTGCYNLDCPGFVHTSNSIALDVALSPVSTYHGAQHEIILQIFKDPKQNVWWLQHGNDDVIGYWPASLFTDLADSASLIEWGGEIINHAQDGQHTTTQMGSGHFAEEGYKGASYFKNLQVVDQSNTLVPPGDIKPVATKPDCYNIVPGKSDDVGDYFYFGGPGRNPKCP, from the exons ATGAAgctattttatttcttcattttattatcCTTGATGAATTTATGTGATGCCTCAAGCAAGAAGATTCAGGTCAGGAAAACGTTGAGCAGTTCAAAGAAGATCCCTGTCAAGTCCATCAAG AGCCCTGATGGTGATATTATTGATTGTATCAACATTTATCATCAACCAGCATTTGATCATCCTTTGCTCAAAAATCATACCATTTTG ATGAGGCCTAGTTTCCAGCCTCGGAAAGGACCAATTGGTGGGGGTGAACTATTCCAATCCAATGCTCATGGCCAAGAGGATAAAAAACCAATTGCTCAGTTATGGCAGTTGGGTGGGAGATGCCCTGAAGGAACTATTCCTATTAGAAGAAACCAGAAAGCAAGATATGCAAAGAAGAAGCACAGAAACTTTCCCCAGCTCGCTGGCTTTTCCAATCACGAG TATGCATATGCATCTGTCCAGAGTAACAAGTATTTGGGAGCAAAGGCAACAATAAACCTTTGGCAACCCCAGGTTCAGGGCAGTCGTGAATTTAGCTTGGCTCAAATATGGGTTGTTGCAGGTGCTAATTCAGGTCTAAACACCGTTGAAGCTGGTTGGATG GTATTTCCAAGTCACTTTAGAGAGAGCAACACAAGACTTTTCACTTACTGGACT AGTGATGGTTATCAAAAAACTGGCTGCTACAACTTGGACTGCCCTGGCTTTGTTCATACCAGTAATTCAATTGCATTAGATGTTGCCCTTTCACCAGTTTCTACCTATCATGGTGCTCAACATGAAATCATCCTACAAATCTTTAAG GACCCAAAGCAAAATGTGTGGTGGCTACAACACGGGAATGACgatgtaattggttattggcCTGCTTCCTTATTTACAGACCTAGCAGACAGTGCTTCACTAATTGAATGGGGTGGAGAGATAATAAATCATGCTCAAGATGGGCAACACACCACAACTCAAATGGGCAGTGGCCATTTTGCTGAAGAAGGGTATAAAGGGGCAAGTTACTTCAAGAATCTTCAAGTAGTTGATCAATCCAACACCTTAGTCCCTCCTGGTGATATCAAACCTGTAGCTACAAAGCCGGATTGCTACAACATAGTACCTGGAAAGAGTGATGATGTCGGAGATTACTTTTACTTTGGTGGACCA